One window from the genome of Haladaptatus paucihalophilus DX253 encodes:
- the mtnP gene encoding S-methyl-5'-thioadenosine phosphorylase yields the protein MIGFIGGSGIYDALPLENTREENVTTPFGEPSAPVTIGELAGKEVAFLPRHGPKHQKTPTEAPYRANIHALKQLGVERILASNAVGSLREELPPQTLVIPDQIFDRTKHRTPTFFGDGMVVHMPFADPYCPHMVSHLSEASGEATDADHHSGGTYVCIEGPQYSTRAESEFYRAQGFEIIGMTAIPEAKLAREAEMCYATVAGVTDYDVWKEDSEVTLEEVLENAAKNEDAIKEVVEHAIRTMPDERECDCDHALEGTINTPTEAIPEETREEVDLLAGEYL from the coding sequence ATGATAGGCTTCATCGGCGGAAGCGGCATCTACGACGCACTGCCACTCGAAAACACCCGCGAGGAGAACGTGACGACGCCCTTCGGCGAACCCAGCGCGCCCGTCACCATCGGCGAACTCGCCGGGAAGGAAGTCGCCTTCCTGCCCCGCCACGGTCCGAAACACCAGAAGACGCCGACTGAAGCGCCGTATCGGGCGAACATTCACGCGCTGAAGCAACTCGGCGTGGAGCGGATTCTAGCGAGCAACGCGGTCGGCAGCCTCCGCGAGGAACTGCCGCCGCAGACGCTCGTGATTCCCGACCAGATCTTCGACCGGACGAAACACCGAACCCCGACGTTCTTCGGCGACGGCATGGTCGTCCACATGCCCTTCGCGGACCCGTACTGCCCGCACATGGTCTCTCACCTCTCGGAGGCCAGCGGCGAGGCGACCGACGCGGACCACCACTCGGGTGGCACCTACGTCTGTATCGAGGGCCCGCAGTACTCGACCCGCGCGGAGAGCGAGTTCTACCGCGCACAGGGCTTCGAAATCATCGGCATGACTGCTATCCCGGAGGCGAAACTCGCGCGCGAGGCCGAGATGTGCTACGCGACGGTGGCGGGCGTCACGGACTACGACGTGTGGAAGGAGGACAGCGAGGTGACGTTGGAGGAAGTGTTGGAGAACGCGGCGAAGAACGAGGACGCCATCAAGGAGGTCGTCGAGCACGCGATTCGAACCATGCCCGACGAGCGCGAGTGCGACTGTGACCACGCGCTCGAAGGCACCATCAACACCCCGACGGAAGCGATTCCCGAAGAGACGCGCGAGGAAGTGGATCTCCTCGCGGGCGAGTACCTCTGA